A part of Miscanthus floridulus cultivar M001 chromosome 6, ASM1932011v1, whole genome shotgun sequence genomic DNA contains:
- the LOC136458476 gene encoding uncharacterized protein isoform X2 encodes MAAGGGGGGDISADSERRLKKAMDKLYHFPKPKSSNTGGSKPSSSASAPSSGRAVGKAAAEAARRLGVVRGSRLPPQLSAMSAISPPPPCRPWDRADLMRRLGSFKAMTWFAKPKVISPVNCARRGWTNIEPDVITCEACGARLLFSTPSSWTTQQVEKAAAVFSLKLDTGHKLLCPWIDNICDESLALFPPTPPPVLVGNYYELLSSLLRLLAFPRISCSSLETMKKRSPQLEQFLSEPFSSSVVLKGGFMLTEDSTIKDSDGAFQDADTYYQALKIISLCGWEPRLLPYAIDCGTEFLSDANSTSKLAQPEQSSKTMEDRVIFYSPDDANGARPSADVNQEDQHYDPLSVVLDCQFCGACVALWPFSLVQRPHQLFKLISDSNRQDDQDNGHANVVGGVGHSKDANIGFNFTIAGGPPPTRQSFRPKVSFPVVSRHLKADLNSRVNLLSSASDSHMVPVASDASGSMKRKRSTDEPHLLEGDTDDVDTSTIGAKHDQPGENSEKSIPNSVVSTEQKQGGSHSNTDKDTKLDEASNVEQPETSSSRKSITRSDAAVDQHGLEPRFCSVQGTSEEPSNGVTLTETHANNSRPTEVSAITESLINREKEKQGLYDRMNEFDPIKQHRTFCPWISPDYGEPLPGWRLTLSALLAQDKRSDGDLQVEVQTSLLDEEDDPLTTVRKLFMTPPPKRRRIHQSEKS; translated from the exons ATGGCCgccggcggaggcggaggtggggaCATCAGCGCCGACTCGGAGCGGCGCCTCAAGAAGGCCATGGACAAGCTCTACCACTTCCCCAAGCCTAAGTCGAGTAACACCGGCGGCTCCAAGCCCTCTTCGTCGGCCTCGGCTCCAAG CTCCGGGAGAGCGGTGGGGAAAGCAGCGGCGGAGGCGGCTAGAAGGCTCGGGGTGGTGCGCGGGTCGCGGCTCCCGCCTCAGCTGTCGGCCATGTCAGCGAtctcgccgccaccgccgtgccGCCCCTGGGACCGCGCCGACCTGATGCGTCGGCTCGGGTCATTCAAGGCCATGACCTGGTTCGCCAAGCCCAAG GTTATTAGTCCTGTTAACTGCGCAAGAAGAGGATGGACTAACATTGAGCCGGATGTTATAACATGTGAagcttgtggggcacgactcctGTTCTCCACTCCTTCCTCGTGGACAACACAGCAAG TTGAAAAGGCTGCTGCTGTTTTCAGCCTGAAGCTGGACACTGGGCATAAACTACTGTGCCCGTGGATTGATAACATATGTGATGAATCACTTGCTTTATTTCCACCAACACCGCCTCCTGTTTTAGTTGGGAACTACTATGAGCTTTTGTCCTCTCTGCTGCGACTTTTAGCATTCCCAAGAATTTCCTGCTCTTCTCTTGAGACCATGAAAAAGAGGAGTCCACAGCTAGAGCAGTTCCTATCCGAACCATTCTCTTCATCAGTTGTTCTCAAAGGGGGATTTATGCTTACTGAGGACTCTACAATTAAGGATTCGGATGGTGCCTTTCAAGACGCTGACACATATTATCAG GCACTTAAGATAATAAGTTTGTGTGGATGGGAACCCCGCCTACTTCCTTATGCTATTGACTGTGGAACTGAGTTTCTTTCAGATGCAAACTCTACCTCTAAATTGGCTCAACCAGAGCAATCAAGTAAGACAATGGAGGATCGGGTCATATTTTACTCACCTGATGATGCTAATGGTGCTCGACCATCTGCTGATGTTAATCAAGAAGATCAGCATTATGATCCATTATCAGTTGTTTTAGATTGCCAATTTTGTGGTGCATGTGTGGCCTTGTGGCCCTTTTCTCTTGTACAACGACCTCATCAACTCTTTAAGCTGATTTCAGATTCTAATAGACAAGATGACCAGGATAATGGACATGCCAACGTAGTCGGTGGAGTAGGACATTCAAAGGATGCCAACATTGGTTTTAATTTCACCATTGCTGGGGGTCCTCCACCAACTAGACAAAGTTTCCGACCAAAAGTTTCATTTCCTGTCGTTAGTCGACATTTGAAAGCTGACTTGAACTCCCGTGTGAATTTGCTTTCCTCCGCAAGTGATAGCCACATGGTTCCTGTTGCTTCGGATGCTTCAGGTTCCATGAAACGTAAAAGAAGCACAGATGAACCTCATTTGTTGGAAGGTGATACCGATGATGTTGATACATCCACCATAGGGGCAAAGCATGACCAGCCAGGAGAAAATTCTGAAAAGAGCATACCAAACTCGGTAGTGAGCACTGAACAGAAACAAGGTGGTTCACATTCCAATACAGATAAGGATACCAAATTGGATGAAGCTTCCAATGTAGAGCAACCAGAAACAAGTTCTTCAAGAAAAAGTATAACAAGATCAGATGCAGCTGTTGATCAACATGGATTGGAACCTAGATTTTGCTCAGTTCAGGGTACGAGTGAAGAACCTTCTAATGGAGTGACCCTAACAGAGACGCATGCAAACAATTCCAGGCCAACTGAGGTCAGCGCAATCACAGAATCATTAATCAACAGGGAAAAAG AAAAACAAGGACTGTATGACAGAATGAATGAGTTTGATCCTATCAAGCAGCACCGGACATTCTGCCCTTGGATTTCCCCTGATTACGGCGAACCCTTGCCTGGATGGAGGCTGACTCTCTCGGCATTACTTGCTCAGGACAAAAGATCTGATGGGGACTTGCAAGTGGAGGTTCAGACCAGCCTTCTCGATGAG GAGGATGACCCTCTTACCACTGTTAGAAAGCTTTTCATGACACCACCTCCAAAAAGGAGGAGGATACATCAATCCGAAAAGAGCTGA
- the LOC136458477 gene encoding bidirectional sugar transporter SWEET6a-like, protein MISPDAARNVVGIIGNVISFGLFLSPAPTFWRIWKARDVEEFKPDPYLATLLNCMLWVFYGIPVVHPNSILVVTINGIGLVIEAIYLTIFFIYSDGKKRKKAFAILAVEILFVVAVVLGVILGAHTHEKRSMIVGILCVIFGSVMYASPLTIMGKVIKTKSVEYMPFLLSLVNFLNGCCWTAYALIRFDLYVTIPNALGAFFGLIQLMLYFWYYKSTPKKEKNVELPTVSRNVGGGNVTVSVER, encoded by the exons ATGATCTCCCCGGACGCAGCCCGCAACGTCGTCGGCATCATCG GCAATGTCATCTCCTTCGGCCTCTTCCTCTCCCCAGC GCCGACGTTCTGGCGGATCTGGAAGGCCAGGGACGTGGAGGAGTTCAAGCCGGACCCCTACCTGGCGACGCTGCTCAACTGCATGCTGTGGGTGTTCTACGGCATCCCCGTCGTGCACCCCAACAGCATCCTCGTCGTCACCATCAACGGCATCGGGCTCGTCATCGAGGCCATCTACCTCACCATCTTCTTCATCTACTCCGACGGCAAGAAGCGC AAGAAGGCGTTCGCAATCCTGGCCGTGGAGATTCTGTTCGTAGTCGCCGTGGTGCTCGGTGTGATCCTGGGCGCGCACACCCACGAGAAGCGCTCCATGATCGTCGGCATCCTCTGCGTCATCTTCGGCTCGGTGATGTACGCCTCCCCACTCACCATCATG GGTAAAGTGATCAAGACGAAGAGCGTTGAGTACATGCCCTTCCTCCTGTCGCTGGTGAACTTCCTCAACGGCTGCTGTTGGACGGCCTACGCGCTCATCCGCTTCGACCTCTACGTCACG ATTCCCAACGCCCTGGGCGCCTTCTTCGGCCTCATCCAGCTGATGCTCTACTTTTGGTACTACAAGTCGACACCTAAGAAGGAGAAGAACGTGGAGCTGCCCACCGTCTCCAGGAACGTCGGTGGCGGCAACGTCACCGTCAGCGTCGAGCGATAG
- the LOC136458476 gene encoding uncharacterized protein isoform X1: MAAGGGGGGDISADSERRLKKAMDKLYHFPKPKSSNTGGSKPSSSASAPSSGRAVGKAAAEAARRLGVVRGSRLPPQLSAMSAISPPPPCRPWDRADLMRRLGSFKAMTWFAKPKVISPVNCARRGWTNIEPDVITCEACGARLLFSTPSSWTTQQVEKAAAVFSLKLDTGHKLLCPWIDNICDESLALFPPTPPPVLVGNYYELLSSLLRLLAFPRISCSSLETMKKRSPQLEQFLSEPFSSSVVLKGGFMLTEDSTIKDSDGAFQDADTYYQALKIISLCGWEPRLLPYAIDCGTEFLSDANSTSKLAQPEQSSKTMEDRVIFYSPDDANGARPSADVNQEDQHYDPLSVVLDCQFCGACVALWPFSLVQRPHQLFKLISDSNRQDDQDNGHANVVGGVGHSKDANIGFNFTIAGGPPPTRQSFRPKVSFPVVSRHLKADLNSRVNLLSSASDSHMVPVASDASGSMKRKRSTDEPHLLEGDTDDVDTSTIGAKHDQPGENSEKSIPNSVVSTEQKQGGSHSNTDKDTKLDEASNVEQPETSSSRKSITRSDAAVDQHGLEPRFCSVQGTSEEPSNGVTLTETHANNSRPTEVSAITESLINREKGVYIPPEKQGLYDRMNEFDPIKQHRTFCPWISPDYGEPLPGWRLTLSALLAQDKRSDGDLQVEVQTSLLDEEDDPLTTVRKLFMTPPPKRRRIHQSEKS; this comes from the exons ATGGCCgccggcggaggcggaggtggggaCATCAGCGCCGACTCGGAGCGGCGCCTCAAGAAGGCCATGGACAAGCTCTACCACTTCCCCAAGCCTAAGTCGAGTAACACCGGCGGCTCCAAGCCCTCTTCGTCGGCCTCGGCTCCAAG CTCCGGGAGAGCGGTGGGGAAAGCAGCGGCGGAGGCGGCTAGAAGGCTCGGGGTGGTGCGCGGGTCGCGGCTCCCGCCTCAGCTGTCGGCCATGTCAGCGAtctcgccgccaccgccgtgccGCCCCTGGGACCGCGCCGACCTGATGCGTCGGCTCGGGTCATTCAAGGCCATGACCTGGTTCGCCAAGCCCAAG GTTATTAGTCCTGTTAACTGCGCAAGAAGAGGATGGACTAACATTGAGCCGGATGTTATAACATGTGAagcttgtggggcacgactcctGTTCTCCACTCCTTCCTCGTGGACAACACAGCAAG TTGAAAAGGCTGCTGCTGTTTTCAGCCTGAAGCTGGACACTGGGCATAAACTACTGTGCCCGTGGATTGATAACATATGTGATGAATCACTTGCTTTATTTCCACCAACACCGCCTCCTGTTTTAGTTGGGAACTACTATGAGCTTTTGTCCTCTCTGCTGCGACTTTTAGCATTCCCAAGAATTTCCTGCTCTTCTCTTGAGACCATGAAAAAGAGGAGTCCACAGCTAGAGCAGTTCCTATCCGAACCATTCTCTTCATCAGTTGTTCTCAAAGGGGGATTTATGCTTACTGAGGACTCTACAATTAAGGATTCGGATGGTGCCTTTCAAGACGCTGACACATATTATCAG GCACTTAAGATAATAAGTTTGTGTGGATGGGAACCCCGCCTACTTCCTTATGCTATTGACTGTGGAACTGAGTTTCTTTCAGATGCAAACTCTACCTCTAAATTGGCTCAACCAGAGCAATCAAGTAAGACAATGGAGGATCGGGTCATATTTTACTCACCTGATGATGCTAATGGTGCTCGACCATCTGCTGATGTTAATCAAGAAGATCAGCATTATGATCCATTATCAGTTGTTTTAGATTGCCAATTTTGTGGTGCATGTGTGGCCTTGTGGCCCTTTTCTCTTGTACAACGACCTCATCAACTCTTTAAGCTGATTTCAGATTCTAATAGACAAGATGACCAGGATAATGGACATGCCAACGTAGTCGGTGGAGTAGGACATTCAAAGGATGCCAACATTGGTTTTAATTTCACCATTGCTGGGGGTCCTCCACCAACTAGACAAAGTTTCCGACCAAAAGTTTCATTTCCTGTCGTTAGTCGACATTTGAAAGCTGACTTGAACTCCCGTGTGAATTTGCTTTCCTCCGCAAGTGATAGCCACATGGTTCCTGTTGCTTCGGATGCTTCAGGTTCCATGAAACGTAAAAGAAGCACAGATGAACCTCATTTGTTGGAAGGTGATACCGATGATGTTGATACATCCACCATAGGGGCAAAGCATGACCAGCCAGGAGAAAATTCTGAAAAGAGCATACCAAACTCGGTAGTGAGCACTGAACAGAAACAAGGTGGTTCACATTCCAATACAGATAAGGATACCAAATTGGATGAAGCTTCCAATGTAGAGCAACCAGAAACAAGTTCTTCAAGAAAAAGTATAACAAGATCAGATGCAGCTGTTGATCAACATGGATTGGAACCTAGATTTTGCTCAGTTCAGGGTACGAGTGAAGAACCTTCTAATGGAGTGACCCTAACAGAGACGCATGCAAACAATTCCAGGCCAACTGAGGTCAGCGCAATCACAGAATCATTAATCAACAGGGAAAAAGGTGTGTACATACCTCCAG AAAAACAAGGACTGTATGACAGAATGAATGAGTTTGATCCTATCAAGCAGCACCGGACATTCTGCCCTTGGATTTCCCCTGATTACGGCGAACCCTTGCCTGGATGGAGGCTGACTCTCTCGGCATTACTTGCTCAGGACAAAAGATCTGATGGGGACTTGCAAGTGGAGGTTCAGACCAGCCTTCTCGATGAG GAGGATGACCCTCTTACCACTGTTAGAAAGCTTTTCATGACACCACCTCCAAAAAGGAGGAGGATACATCAATCCGAAAAGAGCTGA
- the LOC136458478 gene encoding uncharacterized protein: protein MPSLLSKVSSAAAACARRVSRATRRLLHRARRPRRDFSQLVPTTGDDHQQEASEDAGEQGGGEEEEGGLWRRTVLMGKRCKPLDFPGAIHNDSSGRLLPAAPSPRSSGKAAGALLCRSACDVDEAATARSKARLAKAKHV, encoded by the coding sequence ATGCCGAGTCTCCTCAGCAAGGTGTCCAGCGCCGCGGCCGCCTGCGCACGCCGCGTCTCGCGCGCGACGCGCCGCCTCCTCCACCGCGCACGGCGGCCGCGCCGGGACTTCAGCCAGCTCGTGCCGACGACCGGCGATGATCACCAGCAGGAGGCCAGCGAGGACGCCGGCGAGCAGGGCGGCGGGGAAGAGGAAGAAGGCGGCCTGTGGCGCCGGACCGTCCTGATGGGGAAGCGGTGCAAGCCGCTCGACTTCCCAGGCGCTATCCACAACGACAGCTCCGGCCGGCTGCTCCCGGCGGCGCCCTCGCCCCGCAGCAGCGGCAAGGCGGCGGGAGCGCTGCTCTGCCGCTCGGCGTGCGACGTCGACGAGGCCGCAACGGCACGCAGCAAGGCTAGGCTAGCTAAGGCTAAGCACGTGTAG